Proteins from one Camelina sativa cultivar DH55 chromosome 8, Cs, whole genome shotgun sequence genomic window:
- the LOC104709506 gene encoding basic leucine zipper 19-like, producing FTSFRVPRSDSQAGEKKGVYLQYEVKPGFTIRRCQNIDPATDLKKLKRIIANCVLPQNSMLKKVQYLASLVKRSMELERRRKELRSQIDIAIEEKRYLENEQKKRNENMSARLQDCIDKDGITDVDKSEIERLEKNMAIATNLT from the exons TTTACGTCATTTAGAGTTCCCCGAAGTGATAGCCAAGCAGGAGAGAAGAAAGGTGTTTACCTCCAATATGAAGTTAAGCCAGGCTTCACCATTCGTAGATGTCAAAATATTGATCCTGCCACGGATCTTAAGAAGCTCAAACG GATAATTGCAAACTGTGTTTTGCCTCAAAATTCAATGTTGAAGAAGGTTCAATATCTAGCTTCTTTAGTGAAGCGATCCATGGAGCTTGAG AGACGGAGAAAGGAGTTGCGTTCCCAGATAGATATAGCGATTGAAGAGAAGCGATATCTAGAAAATGAGCAAAAGAAGCGAAATGAAAATATGTCTGCACGACTTCAAGATTGTATCGACAAGGACg GTATTACTGATGTGGATAAATCGGAGATAGAGAGGCTGGAGAAGAACATGGCTATAGCCACCAATCTTACTTAG